A region from the Brachyspira hampsonii genome encodes:
- a CDS encoding ImmA/IrrE family metallo-endopeptidase: MDAIEFNNKNDIYELEKSLEDEQSSSSILDIIDESVFNNLLFNDIVFTPRIGRLSNNNKEIFNKITSSSFKDKIKEDIINHYQKVNKNNFFNFKKEYKSIIQNQYNIIKKAMSIKDNNKNYLNDIQTFLKSNGIMLFVKHNINMELKDLDGFSCFYNEYPVIVIYDKTDKRRMMFTIMHELYHLMYDENESFADKFAGSALLTIKDVEDLCPEVVKDKNYIEKNYVDTLKIICLNNFVSVRAATKTLSNYNYLLKEEIEYEKYFEEIREYIEDKNIEITIKSIDEQ; this comes from the coding sequence ATGGATGCAATAGAATTTAATAATAAAAATGATATATACGAGTTAGAAAAATCATTAGAAGATGAACAAAGTTCCTCTTCTATATTAGATATCATTGATGAATCCGTCTTTAATAATTTATTATTTAATGATATAGTATTTACTCCTCGTATAGGAAGGCTATCAAACAATAATAAAGAAATATTCAATAAGATAACATCTTCTAGTTTTAAAGATAAAATAAAAGAAGATATAATTAATCATTATCAAAAAGTTAATAAAAATAATTTTTTTAATTTTAAAAAAGAGTATAAATCTATAATTCAAAATCAATATAATATTATAAAAAAAGCTATGAGTATTAAAGATAATAACAAAAATTATTTAAATGATATACAAACTTTTTTGAAATCAAATGGTATTATGCTATTTGTTAAGCATAATATAAATATGGAATTAAAAGACTTAGATGGATTTTCTTGTTTTTATAATGAATATCCTGTAATAGTAATATATGATAAAACAGACAAAAGAAGAATGATGTTTACTATAATGCATGAATTATATCATTTAATGTATGATGAAAATGAATCATTTGCTGATAAATTTGCAGGAAGTGCTTTATTAACAATTAAAGATGTTGAGGATTTATGTCCTGAAGTAGTTAAAGATAAAAATTATATCGAAAAAAATTATGTTGATACTTTAAAAATTATATGCTTAAATAATTTTGTTTCTGTAAGGGCGGCAACAAAAACTTTATCGAATTATAATTATCTATTAAAAGAAGAAATTGAATATGAAAAATATTTTGAAGAAATAAGGGAATACATAGAAGATAAGAATATAGAAATTACCATAAAATCCATTGATGAACAATAA
- the ade gene encoding adenine deaminase, translating into MNIEKLSKMIEVSSGKVLADLVIRNCKVVDPISATITDADIAIVDDYIVGVGSYNGKEVIDAKGSYAASGLIDSHVHIESSLCTPVNFAEAVIPFGTTLVVTDPHEIANVCGIDGIKFMIESAKKSPLKCKFMLSSCVPAVSFEDSGAVLDSNIIEEFINDADIFGLAEMMNVPGVLSLDRDVLKKLLAAINADKIIDGHGVMLGGKTLNAYRAAGVYTDHECVSAKDLKARITNGMYVLLRQGSAAQNLASLLQGVNQSNARRCAMCTDDKHLDDIMKYGHISHNLKIAVDNGLDVFSAIAMATINAAECYRLKNIGLIASGYKADIVLFDDLKDFKVNKVFIDGKLVSENGKYLFKTDKDNYNDNIFNTVNIAPITIDDIQIKLKSDEANVIRIVNKDLITEKSVRIVGFENGYFKYRKSVDILKLVVVERHKATGKIGLGLIENYKLKNGAIATSVSHDSHNIIAVGDNDEDIILAIKEIEKCSGGITIVKNGEVLDTLELKIAGIMSDDSPHNIVKKIYSMHELAYNELNVNREIDPFMTLSFMALPVIPEIKLTTNGLFDVKEFKFIDVSA; encoded by the coding sequence ATGAATATAGAAAAATTATCAAAAATGATTGAAGTATCAAGCGGAAAGGTTTTAGCTGATTTAGTTATAAGAAACTGTAAGGTGGTTGATCCAATATCAGCAACTATTACGGATGCAGATATAGCTATTGTTGATGATTATATTGTAGGGGTAGGTTCTTATAATGGAAAAGAAGTTATAGATGCTAAAGGCTCTTATGCTGCAAGCGGACTAATAGATTCTCATGTGCATATAGAATCATCTTTGTGCACACCTGTGAATTTTGCTGAGGCTGTTATTCCTTTCGGCACTACTTTAGTTGTAACAGATCCGCATGAAATTGCTAATGTATGCGGTATTGACGGTATTAAATTTATGATAGAGTCTGCCAAAAAGAGTCCTTTAAAATGTAAGTTTATGCTTTCTTCATGTGTTCCGGCTGTAAGTTTTGAAGATTCAGGTGCTGTACTTGATTCTAATATAATAGAAGAGTTTATAAATGATGCCGATATATTCGGACTTGCTGAAATGATGAATGTTCCTGGAGTATTATCTCTTGATAGAGATGTGCTTAAAAAATTACTTGCGGCAATCAATGCGGATAAGATTATAGACGGGCATGGTGTTATGCTTGGAGGAAAAACACTTAATGCTTATAGGGCAGCAGGAGTTTATACTGATCATGAATGCGTATCTGCTAAAGATTTGAAGGCAAGAATAACTAATGGAATGTATGTACTTTTGAGGCAAGGTTCAGCGGCACAGAATTTAGCTTCACTATTACAGGGAGTTAATCAAAGCAATGCCAGAAGATGTGCTATGTGTACAGATGATAAGCATTTGGATGATATAATGAAGTATGGTCACATATCTCATAATTTAAAAATAGCTGTTGATAATGGACTTGATGTATTTAGTGCAATTGCTATGGCTACTATTAATGCTGCAGAATGCTACAGACTTAAAAATATTGGTTTGATTGCTTCTGGGTATAAGGCGGATATTGTTTTATTTGATGATTTAAAAGATTTCAAAGTTAATAAAGTTTTTATAGATGGTAAATTGGTTTCAGAAAATGGAAAGTATTTATTTAAAACAGATAAAGATAATTATAATGATAATATTTTTAATACAGTAAATATTGCTCCTATTACTATTGATGATATACAGATAAAATTAAAATCAGATGAGGCTAATGTTATAAGAATAGTTAATAAAGATTTGATTACAGAGAAAAGTGTAAGAATCGTAGGCTTTGAAAACGGATATTTTAAATATAGAAAGAGTGTTGATATATTGAAATTGGTTGTTGTTGAAAGGCATAAGGCTACGGGTAAAATAGGGTTAGGATTAATAGAAAATTACAAATTAAAAAACGGTGCTATTGCCACAAGTGTTTCTCATGACTCTCATAATATAATAGCAGTAGGGGATAATGATGAAGATATAATACTTGCTATAAAAGAAATAGAAAAATGTTCTGGCGGCATTACCATAGTAAAGAATGGTGAAGTTCTTGATACATTAGAATTAAAAATAGCCGGCATTATGTCTGATGATTCACCGCATAATATAGTAAAAAAAATCTATTCTATGCATGAACTTGCCTATAATGAACTTAATGTTAACAGAGAAATAGATCCTTTTATGACTTTATCATTTATGGCTTTGCCTGTTATACCGGAAATCAAACTTACAACAAACGGACTTTTCGATGTAAAAGAGTTTAAGTTTATAGATGTAAGTGCGTAA